A window from Entomoplasma freundtii encodes these proteins:
- the rny gene encoding ribonuclease Y — protein sequence MLKNIFLIILGVAVLLLGLLSIWLAFAKSRRQLVKKAEKEAKQLKKQIVTKGYREVNELKLEFDHECDKRTHKLNLEKEKLHNEESALAKKERFLEMRQERLDGYELALEKRSKEYEKKTSKMISLLESISGMSREEARKNLMKQMELRHKKELNSYLKNAELETHAQAKEMATNIIVNAMERYATEIVNEKTTNIVKLPNDEIKGRVIGREGRNMRTFEQFGGVDILIDETPGIVTVSSFNPIRREITTKALEKLVADGRIQPARIEAELKKQEKEIESIIFETGQKALQELGILDMEIPLVKLVGRLKYRTSYGQNALHHSLEVAKISGAIASELGLDIQTAIRAGLLHDIGKAVDFEEEGSHVTLGAELARQYNEDDIVINAIEAHHEDVAKQSTIAAVVAIADSISASRPGARNNTSDDFYRRMTQIEKIAQEIPGVEKIYAFQSGRQIRVIVDPNMMGEHELENLIEEVKHKLLENIIIPGEITITIIRERRLVKVIKK from the coding sequence ATGCTTAAAAATATCTTTTTAATCATCCTTGGAGTGGCGGTTTTACTTCTAGGATTGTTATCAATTTGGCTCGCTTTTGCCAAATCACGCCGCCAATTAGTCAAAAAAGCCGAAAAAGAAGCTAAACAACTTAAGAAGCAAATTGTGACTAAAGGCTATCGCGAGGTCAATGAACTAAAACTGGAGTTTGATCATGAGTGCGATAAACGAACTCACAAACTAAACCTTGAAAAAGAAAAACTTCATAATGAAGAAAGTGCTCTCGCCAAAAAGGAACGTTTCTTAGAAATGCGTCAAGAACGTCTTGATGGCTATGAATTAGCTTTGGAAAAAAGAAGTAAAGAATACGAGAAAAAAACTTCGAAAATGATTTCTCTTTTAGAGAGTATTTCGGGAATGAGTCGAGAAGAAGCGCGCAAAAATTTAATGAAACAAATGGAGTTAAGACATAAAAAAGAACTTAATTCCTATTTAAAAAATGCCGAATTAGAAACTCATGCCCAAGCAAAAGAAATGGCCACTAACATCATTGTTAATGCCATGGAACGCTATGCTACTGAGATTGTCAATGAAAAAACAACCAACATCGTTAAATTACCAAATGATGAAATTAAGGGTCGTGTGATTGGTCGTGAAGGCCGAAATATGCGTACCTTTGAGCAATTTGGAGGAGTTGATATTTTAATTGATGAAACTCCTGGAATTGTAACAGTTTCTTCTTTTAATCCTATTCGTCGTGAAATTACTACTAAAGCTCTTGAAAAATTGGTGGCCGATGGTCGGATTCAACCAGCAAGGATTGAAGCAGAACTAAAAAAACAAGAAAAGGAAATTGAAAGTATCATTTTTGAAACTGGTCAAAAGGCACTTCAGGAGTTAGGGATTCTCGATATGGAGATTCCGTTAGTAAAACTTGTTGGCCGCTTAAAATATCGTACTAGTTATGGACAAAACGCTCTTCACCACTCTTTGGAAGTGGCGAAAATTTCGGGAGCAATTGCGAGTGAATTAGGTCTTGATATTCAAACGGCCATTCGTGCTGGCTTATTACATGACATCGGAAAAGCTGTGGATTTTGAAGAAGAAGGAAGTCATGTAACCTTGGGAGCCGAATTGGCCCGCCAATATAACGAGGATGATATTGTCATTAATGCTATTGAGGCCCATCATGAAGACGTGGCTAAACAATCGACGATTGCCGCCGTTGTGGCAATCGCTGATAGTATCAGCGCTTCACGTCCGGGGGCTCGTAATAATACTAGTGACGATTTCTATCGCCGGATGACCCAAATTGAAAAAATTGCCCAAGAGATTCCGGGAGTTGAAAAAATTTATGCTTTTCAATCTGGTCGTCAAATTCGGGTAATTGTTGATCCAAATATGATGGGTGAACATGAGTTAGAAAACCTAATTGAAGAAGTAAAACATAAGCTTTTAGAAAATATTATTATTCCTGGTGAAATCACCATCACCATCATTCGTGAACGCCGATTGGTGAAAGTAATCAAAAAATAA
- a CDS encoding lipoprotein, protein MKRLLSLLAAVGFTATAAVPVVACKSNDNKSDNKQDLQKLQLKAIELPIPQSKVYTAEQLKDIVNDIERNVSEQINAKNSEYALNDYTDDFITNIDDFIDESGNIKIGESNEIELVVTAKKESSILKGSVKVTLKFNDNTPLSSVIKETSLGIFNDEPTENEIIQKIESLNPNAHLNNEATITDITLTGATVQAIVSANNLYSESSVAVTFSVLKDSLKDLVQVTDLGTFDDLPNSNEIVVRINEVNPDINLKAIYLTISDITPTGALVTANANGKYRDSIAVDYKINTKDLKSLLTELNVDGSEANDATSIITKILDLNPESGLQPTDLQVTDLVKATEGVAGSATIKPADGVVKYTGSVKVTISALAQIDIKDKLTELNVDGSEANDATSIITKILDLNPESGLQPTDLQVTDLVKATEGVAGSATIKPADGVVKYTGSVKVTISALAQIDIKDKLTELTVDGSEANDATSILTKILDLNPESGLKTTDLQVTDLVKATEGVAGSATIIPADGVVKYTGSVKVTISALAQIDIKDKLTELNVDGSEANDATSIITKILDLNPESGLQPTDLQVTDLVKATEGVVGSATIIPADGVVKYTGSVKVTISALAQIDIKDKLTELNVDGSEANDATSIITKILDLNPESGLQPTDLQVTDLVKATEGVAGSATIKPADGVVKYTGSVKVTISALAQIDIKDKLTELTVDGNEANDATSILTKILDLNPESGLKTTDLQVTDLVKATEGVAGSATIIPADGVVKYTGSVKVTISALAQIDIKDKLTELNVDGNEANDATSIITKILDLNPESGLQPTDLQVTDLVKASEGVVGSATIIPADGVVKYTGSVKVTISALAQIDIKDKLTELTVDGNEANDATSILTKILDLNPESGLKTTDLQVTDLVKASEGVVGSATIIPVDGVVKYTGSVKVTISALAQIDIKDKLTELTVDGNEANDATSILTKILDLNPESGLKTTDLQVTDLVKASEGVVGSATIIPADGVVKYTGSVKVTISALDKTISLEEMSKKMSDYYEENREEVNDLNPSDVEDTNKDNLKNLAIEQVEEAMTNLFKGYVFNIANIDWTDFVKTDSDDKSTDYQLSFVYSNEKGQTETITAFIEFHVKNDI, encoded by the coding sequence ATGAAACGTTTACTATCTTTATTAGCGGCCGTTGGCTTTACAGCTACTGCCGCAGTTCCAGTAGTTGCATGTAAATCAAATGACAATAAGTCTGATAACAAACAAGATTTGCAAAAACTGCAATTAAAAGCAATTGAATTACCTATTCCTCAAAGCAAGGTATACACTGCAGAGCAATTAAAAGATATTGTTAATGATATTGAGAGAAATGTTAGCGAGCAAATTAATGCTAAAAACTCAGAATATGCACTTAACGATTACACCGATGACTTTATAACAAATATCGATGACTTCATCGATGAATCTGGAAATATCAAAATTGGTGAATCAAATGAAATTGAATTAGTTGTTACAGCCAAAAAAGAATCATCTATTTTAAAGGGAAGTGTTAAAGTCACTTTAAAGTTTAATGATAATACACCATTATCATCGGTGATAAAAGAAACTTCGTTAGGCATATTTAATGACGAACCGACCGAAAATGAAATAATCCAAAAGATAGAATCCTTAAATCCTAATGCTCATTTAAACAACGAAGCAACTATTACGGATATTACGTTGACAGGAGCTACTGTTCAAGCTATAGTCTCAGCAAATAATTTATATTCGGAGAGCTCGGTTGCTGTAACTTTTAGCGTACTTAAAGATTCCTTGAAAGATTTAGTTCAAGTTACCGACCTTGGCACATTTGATGATTTGCCAAATTCTAATGAAATCGTGGTTAGAATAAATGAAGTAAATCCCGATATTAATTTAAAGGCTATTTATCTTACAATTTCGGACATTACACCAACAGGTGCACTTGTTACTGCTAATGCAAATGGAAAATATAGAGATAGCATTGCTGTTGATTATAAAATTAATACAAAAGATCTAAAAAGTCTTCTTACCGAACTTAATGTTGATGGTAGTGAAGCCAACGATGCAACTTCAATTATTACTAAAATCTTAGATTTAAACCCTGAGTCAGGACTTCAACCAACTGATTTACAAGTAACTGATTTAGTTAAAGCGACTGAAGGAGTTGCTGGTTCAGCAACCATTAAGCCTGCTGATGGTGTTGTTAAATATACTGGTTCAGTAAAAGTTACTATTAGTGCTCTAGCACAAATTGATATCAAAGATAAACTTACCGAACTTAATGTTGATGGTAGTGAAGCCAACGATGCAACTTCAATTATTACTAAAATCTTAGATTTAAACCCTGAGTCAGGACTTCAACCAACTGATTTACAAGTAACTGATTTAGTTAAAGCGACTGAAGGAGTTGCTGGTTCAGCAACCATTAAGCCTGCTGATGGTGTTGTTAAATATACTGGTTCAGTAAAAGTTACCATTAGTGCTCTAGCACAAATTGACATCAAAGATAAACTTACCGAACTTACTGTTGATGGTAGTGAAGCCAACGATGCAACTTCAATTCTTACTAAAATCTTAGATTTAAACCCTGAGTCAGGACTTAAAACAACTGATTTACAAGTAACTGATTTAGTTAAAGCGACTGAAGGAGTTGCTGGTTCAGCAACAATCATTCCTGCTGATGGTGTTGTTAAATATACTGGTTCAGTAAAAGTTACTATTAGTGCTCTAGCACAAATTGATATCAAAGATAAACTTACCGAACTTAATGTTGATGGTAGTGAAGCCAACGATGCAACTTCAATTATTACTAAAATCTTAGATTTAAACCCTGAGTCAGGACTTCAACCAACTGATTTACAAGTAACTGATTTAGTTAAAGCGACTGAAGGAGTAGTTGGTTCAGCAACAATCATTCCTGCTGATGGTGTTGTTAAATATACTGGTTCAGTAAAAGTTACTATTAGTGCTCTAGCACAAATTGACATCAAAGATAAACTTACCGAACTTAATGTTGATGGTAGTGAAGCCAACGATGCAACTTCAATTATTACTAAAATCTTAGATTTAAACCCTGAGTCAGGACTTCAACCAACTGATTTACAAGTAACTGATTTAGTTAAAGCGACTGAAGGAGTTGCTGGTTCAGCAACCATTAAGCCTGCTGATGGTGTTGTTAAATATACTGGTTCAGTAAAAGTTACCATTAGTGCTCTAGCACAAATTGACATCAAAGATAAACTTACCGAACTTACTGTTGATGGAAACGAAGCCAACGATGCAACTTCAATTCTTACTAAAATCTTAGATTTAAACCCTGAGTCAGGACTTAAAACAACTGATTTACAAGTAACTGATTTAGTTAAAGCGACTGAAGGAGTTGCTGGTTCAGCAACAATCATTCCTGCTGATGGTGTTGTTAAATATACTGGTTCAGTAAAAGTTACTATTAGTGCTCTAGCACAAATTGATATCAAAGATAAACTTACCGAACTTAATGTTGATGGAAACGAAGCCAACGATGCAACTTCAATTATTACTAAAATCTTAGATTTAAACCCTGAGTCAGGACTTCAACCAACTGATTTACAAGTAACTGATTTAGTTAAAGCGAGCGAAGGAGTAGTTGGTTCAGCAACAATCATTCCTGCTGATGGTGTTGTTAAATATACTGGTTCAGTAAAAGTTACCATTAGTGCTCTAGCACAAATTGACATCAAAGATAAACTTACCGAACTTACTGTTGATGGAAACGAAGCCAACGATGCAACTTCAATTCTTACTAAAATCTTAGATTTAAACCCTGAGTCAGGACTTAAAACAACTGATTTACAAGTAACTGATTTAGTTAAAGCGAGCGAAGGAGTAGTTGGTTCAGCAACAATCATTCCTGTTGATGGTGTTGTTAAATATACTGGTTCAGTAAAAGTTACCATTAGTGCTCTAGCACAAATTGACATCAAAGATAAACTTACCGAACTTACTGTTGATGGAAACGAAGCCAACGATGCAACTTCAATTCTTACTAAAATCTTAGATTTAAACCCTGAGTCAGGACTTAAAACAACTGATTTACAAGTAACTGATTTAGTTAAAGCGAGCGAAGGAGTAGTTGGTTCAGCAACAATCATTCCTGCTGATGGTGTTGTTAAATATACTGGTTCAGTAAAAGTTACTATTAGTGCTCTGGATAAAACTATTTCTTTAGAAGAAATGTCGAAGAAGATGAGTGATTATTACGAGGAAAACAGGGAAGAAGTTAATGACCTTAATCCATCCGACGTCGAAGATACCAATAAAGATAATTTAAAAAATTTAGCAATTGAACAAGTCGAAGAGGCTATGACTAATTTATTTAAAGGTTATGTTTTTAATATAGCTAATATAGATTGAACAGATTTCGTGAAAACTGATTCCGATGATAAATCTACTGATTATCAACTTTCATTTGTTTACTCTAATGAAAAGGGACAAACAGAAACCATCACCGCATTTATTGAATTTCATGTAAAAAACGACATTTAA
- a CDS encoding DUF7941 domain-family protein — protein MKRLLTLLTAIGFTTTTAVPVVACCKTNTNNSGIKDLGTLQIRQINLPIPKATSYTSKQANFVISMMTQNINDQINEDTKFKNNIQNQDMIDYTDDFTTNIADFIKPDETVKIDGSGEIQINISANQNSKILTGKTNATIKFNPNTQLASVINNTNLGEFQTEPTASDIIGALSALNPQALIDEDEVEVLASSINLNGATVKAIDSNNSLYEGQINVTYKVVGKKQLSEVITNTSLGLVNDATNETILNAINQLNPEANLKTTDVTIVTNSANNGATITATETSNYQGSIDVTYTIRKQLSTVVTNLDLGNIDNNANATILAAVNAKNTDANLKTSDVQIAVNSDNNGATLTATQSSLYQGSVTVTFTVKTALDSVVKVTALGNLDNADDDTILAAVNQANSGLKLTTADVSIKVNDDKKSATLTANPDGNYQGSVTVTFTIKITLDSVVKVTDLGKLNDTDNNTILNAVNQVNSGLNLTNNDVTIAINENKDGATLTATSSSLYKGSVTVTFTVKTALDSVVKVTALGNLDNADDDTILAAVNQANSGLKLTTADVSIKVNDDNKSATLTANPDGNYQGSVTVTFTIKIALDSVVKVTDLGKLNDTDNSTILNAVNQVNSGLNLTNNDVTIAINENKDGATLTATPNGNYKGFVNVTFIVRTQLSSVVTKTNLGPIIKADATTILNAVNQVNSINLNASDVDIQNINNSSATLTSTSSSIYQGSVTVTFTIKIALDSVVKVTDLGPIDKADSATILAEVNSVNDLNLTNNDVTVVTNPDDKSATLTANPDGNYQGSVEVTFTIKATLELVVKVTDLGNLDPVNDETILDAVNAKNTNVSLKASDVTIAIDTDNKSATLTSTSSSIYQGSVTVTFTIKIALDSVVKVTDLGKLNEANNTTILAAVNAANKGLNLTTNDVTIIINVTQDGANLTATETSIYKDSVSVTFNIRTQLSSVVTNLNLGNIDNNSEATILNAVNAANGLKLTTADVSIKVNDDNKSATLTANPDGNYQGLVTVTFTIKIALDSVVKATDLGKLNDTDSSTILAAVNQVNSGLNLTTSDVTIKVNSNSSATITATETSNYQGSVDVTFIVRTQLSSVVSKTNLGSINKADSTTILVAVNQVNGISLTTSDVDIQIIGNDSATLTATQSSLYQGSVTVTFTIKIALDSVVKVTDLGKLNDADNNTILAAVNQVNSGLNLTTIDVTIKVNSNSSATLTAIETSNYQGSVDVTFIVRTQLSSVVTNLDLGDIDNLTDDIILAAVNAKNPNANLKASDVNIEITGDNEATLTATSTGVYQGSVTVTFTVRTQLSSVVTNRDLGAIDNLTDDIILAAVNAKNPNANLKASDVNIEIIGDNEATLTATQSSIYQGSVTVTFTIKPTLDSIVKVTNLGPIDKADSTNILAAVNVKNPSANLKDTDVTIQIGGSQDKAILTATKESAYEGTVNVTFTIKATLDSIVKVTALGILDNTDDETILNAVNAVNKDFQLTSDEVTIVVNNDKTGATLTANPSSIYQGSVDVTFTIKQDLDTVVVDRNLGYINNNELSTILEAVNLQNPNVNLKETDVTIDVKGENNATLTATQTSNYQGSVDVTFNIREQLDSVITNFELGEIDNTDPATIIAAVNAKNPNANLNVSDVTIVVNSNNTFATLTATKSSIYQGSVNVVFTIKTL, from the coding sequence ATGAAACGTTTACTTACGTTACTAACGGCCATTGGTTTTACAACCACTACCGCAGTGCCCGTCGTGGCTTGTTGTAAAACAAATACAAATAATTCAGGTATAAAAGACTTAGGAACTTTGCAAATAAGGCAAATCAATTTGCCTATACCCAAGGCAACCTCTTACACTTCCAAACAAGCAAATTTTGTTATCAGTATGATGACCCAAAATATTAATGACCAAATTAACGAAGATACCAAGTTTAAAAATAACATTCAAAATCAAGATATGATTGACTATACTGATGATTTCACCACGAATATTGCCGATTTTATCAAACCAGACGAAACTGTTAAAATCGATGGTTCAGGTGAAATCCAAATCAATATTTCCGCTAACCAAAATTCGAAGATATTGACAGGAAAAACTAATGCAACTATAAAATTTAATCCCAACACGCAATTAGCAAGTGTCATCAATAATACTAATTTGGGCGAATTCCAAACTGAGCCAACAGCAAGCGACATTATTGGAGCTTTATCAGCCTTAAACCCACAAGCACTTATTGATGAGGATGAGGTTGAAGTTCTTGCTTCATCAATCAATCTTAATGGGGCAACAGTTAAGGCTATTGACTCTAATAATAGTTTGTATGAAGGTCAAATAAATGTTACTTATAAAGTTGTGGGGAAAAAACAATTAAGTGAAGTGATTACTAATACTTCACTAGGACTCGTCAATGACGCCACTAATGAAACTATTCTAAATGCCATTAACCAACTAAACCCTGAAGCAAATTTAAAAACAACCGATGTCACGATTGTTACTAATAGTGCCAATAATGGTGCTACCATAACTGCCACCGAAACTAGTAATTATCAAGGTTCTATAGACGTTACTTACACAATCAGAAAACAATTAAGTACCGTAGTTACTAACCTTGACCTTGGTAATATTGATAACAATGCCAATGCAACTATCTTAGCGGCAGTTAATGCGAAAAACACCGATGCGAACTTAAAAACTTCGGATGTTCAGATCGCTGTTAATAGCGATAACAATGGCGCAACTTTAACTGCTACCCAATCTAGCCTCTATCAAGGCTCAGTGACTGTTACTTTCACTGTAAAAACAGCCTTAGATTCAGTAGTTAAAGTTACTGCGCTTGGTAATTTAGATAATGCTGATGATGACACTATTTTAGCAGCTGTCAATCAAGCAAACAGTGGATTAAAACTAACCACTGCTGATGTTTCAATTAAAGTTAATGATGACAAGAAAAGTGCTACTTTAACTGCTAATCCTGATGGGAATTATCAAGGCTCAGTGACTGTTACTTTCACAATTAAAATAACTTTAGATTCAGTAGTTAAAGTCACAGACCTTGGTAAGTTGAATGACACTGATAATAACACTATTTTAAATGCTGTTAACCAAGTCAATAGTGGTTTAAACCTAACCAATAATGATGTCACAATTGCTATTAATGAGAATAAAGATGGTGCGACATTGACTGCAACCTCATCTAGCCTCTATAAAGGCTCAGTGACTGTTACTTTCACTGTAAAAACAGCCTTAGATTCAGTAGTTAAAGTTACTGCGCTTGGTAATTTAGATAATGCTGATGATGACACTATTTTAGCGGCTGTCAATCAAGCAAACAGTGGATTAAAACTAACCACTGCTGATGTTTCAATTAAAGTTAATGATGACAATAAAAGTGCTACTTTAACTGCTAATCCTGATGGGAATTATCAAGGCTCAGTGACTGTTACTTTCACAATTAAAATAGCTTTAGATTCAGTAGTTAAAGTGACTGACCTTGGTAAGTTAAATGACACTGATAATAGCACCATTTTAAATGCTGTTAACCAAGTTAATAGTGGTTTAAACCTAACCAATAATGATGTCACAATTGCTATTAATGAGAATAAAGATGGTGCGACATTAACCGCAACCCCGAATGGCAATTATAAAGGTTTTGTAAATGTTACTTTCATTGTTAGAACTCAATTAAGTTCTGTAGTTACAAAAACAAACCTTGGACCTATAATCAAAGCTGACGCCACAACCATTTTAAATGCTGTTAACCAAGTCAATAGCATTAATTTAAATGCCTCGGATGTTGATATCCAAAATATCAACAATAGTAGTGCTACTTTAACTAGTACCTCATCTAGCATCTATCAAGGCTCAGTGACTGTTACCTTTACTATTAAAATAGCTTTAGATTCAGTAGTTAAAGTCACTGACCTTGGTCCTATAGATAAGGCAGATTCAGCTACTATCTTGGCTGAGGTTAACTCAGTTAACGACTTAAACCTAACCAACAATGATGTAACTGTTGTGACTAACCCCGACGATAAGAGTGCTACTTTAACTGCTAATCCTGATGGGAATTATCAAGGTTCTGTTGAAGTGACCTTCACTATCAAAGCTACGTTGGAATTAGTAGTTAAAGTCACTGACCTTGGTAATTTGGACCCAGTCAATGATGAAACTATTTTAGATGCAGTGAATGCTAAAAACACTAATGTTAGTTTAAAAGCATCGGATGTCACGATTGCGATTGATACTGACAATAAGAGTGCTACTTTAACTAGTACTTCATCTAGTATCTATCAAGGCTCAGTGACTGTTACTTTCACAATTAAAATAGCTTTAGATTCAGTAGTTAAAGTGACTGACCTTGGTAAGTTAAATGAAGCTAACAACACCACTATCTTAGCTGCTGTTAATGCAGCCAATAAAGGTTTAAACCTCACTACTAATGATGTCACTATCATCATCAATGTGACTCAAGATGGCGCTAATTTAACCGCTACCGAAACTAGCATATATAAAGATTCGGTATCTGTTACTTTCAATATTAGAACTCAATTAAGTTCTGTAGTTACCAACTTAAATCTTGGTAATATTGACAATAATTCCGAAGCAACTATTTTAAATGCAGTTAATGCAGCCAACGGTTTAAAACTAACCACTGCTGATGTTTCAATTAAAGTTAATGATGACAATAAAAGTGCTACTTTAACTGCTAATCCTGATGGAAATTATCAAGGATTAGTGACTGTTACCTTTACTATTAAAATAGCTTTAGATTCAGTAGTTAAAGCCACAGACCTTGGTAAGTTAAATGACACTGACAGTAGCACTATTTTAGCAGCTGTTAACCAAGTTAATAGTGGTTTAAACCTAACCACAAGTGATGTCACTATTAAAGTTAATAGCAATAGTAGTGCTACCATAACTGCCACCGAAACTAGTAATTATCAAGGTTCAGTTGATGTCACTTTCATTGTCAGAACCCAATTAAGTTCAGTAGTGTCAAAGACAAACCTTGGATCCATAAATAAAGCTGACTCAACAACTATTTTAGTTGCTGTTAATCAAGTCAATGGTATTAGTTTAACTACTTCAGATGTTGATATTCAAATTATCGGAAATGATAGTGCTACTTTAACTGCCACACAATCTAGCCTCTATCAAGGCTCAGTGACTGTTACTTTCACAATTAAAATAGCTTTAGATTCAGTAGTTAAAGTGACTGACCTTGGCAAATTAAATGACGCTGACAATAACACTATTTTAGCTGCTGTTAACCAAGTCAATAGTGGTTTAAACCTAACCACTATTGATGTCACTATTAAAGTTAATAGCAATAGTAGTGCCACTTTAACTGCTATTGAAACTAGTAACTATCAAGGTTCAGTTGATGTCACTTTCATTGTCAGAACTCAATTAAGTTCAGTAGTTACTAACCTTGATCTTGGGGATATTGACAATTTAACCGACGACATTATTTTAGCTGCTGTTAATGCTAAAAACCCCAACGCTAACTTAAAAGCTTCTGACGTTAATATCGAAATAACAGGAGATAATGAGGCTACTTTAACCGCTACTTCAACAGGTGTCTACCAAGGCTCAGTGACTGTTACTTTCACTGTCAGAACCCAATTAAGTTCTGTAGTTACTAATCGCGATCTTGGGGCCATCGACAATTTAACCGATGACATTATTTTAGCTGCTGTTAATGCTAAAAACCCCAACGCTAACTTAAAAGCTTCTGATGTTAATATTGAAATAATAGGAGATAATGAGGCTACTTTAACTGCCACCCAATCTAGTATCTATCAAGGCTCAGTGACTGTCACTTTTACAATTAAACCGACTTTAGATTCGATAGTTAAAGTAACAAATCTTGGTCCTATAGATAAGGCAGACTCTACTAATATTTTAGCTGCTGTTAATGTTAAAAACCCAAGTGCCAACTTAAAAGACACCGATGTCACAATTCAAATTGGCGGAAGTCAGGATAAGGCAATCTTAACGGCTACTAAAGAAAGTGCTTATGAAGGTACAGTAAACGTCACTTTTACAATTAAGGCAACTTTAGATTCGATAGTTAAAGTAACGGCACTTGGTATTTTAGATAACACTGATGATGAAACAATTTTGAATGCCGTTAATGCAGTTAATAAAGATTTTCAACTAACAAGTGATGAAGTTACTATTGTTGTTAATAATGATAAGACTGGTGCTACACTAACGGCCAATCCCAGTAGCATCTATCAAGGGTCGGTAGACGTCACGTTCACTATTAAACAAGATTTGGACACAGTAGTTGTTGACCGTAACCTTGGATATATTAATAACAATGAATTATCAACTATTCTAGAGGCTGTTAATCTACAAAATCCCAACGTCAACTTAAAGGAAACGGATGTTACCATTGATGTTAAAGGGGAAAATAATGCCACTTTAACTGCTACACAAACCAGTAATTATCAAGGTTCGGTAGACGTCACTTTCAACATTAGAGAACAACTAGATTCTGTAATTACTAATTTTGAGCTTGGTGAGATTGATAACACTGATCCGGCCACTATTATAGCTGCAGTTAATGCTAAAAATCCCAACGCTAACTTAAATGTTAGTGATGTTACGATTGTAGTTAACTCTAACAATACATTTGCCACTTTAACTGCTACTAAATCGAGCATTTACCAAGGATCGGTAAACGTTGTTTTTACGATTAAAACCCTTTAG
- the recA gene encoding recombinase RecA, translating to MKLQVKDKDTKAKININNTSLGEATSLNEKKIWNPELLDEVIKDIEKQFGKNAIMHLDTAEENLRVETVSSGSFLIDQILGVGGYPKGRIIEIYGPESSGKTTLGLHAIAEVQKKGGVAAFLDVEHSLDPRYAQNLGVNLKDLLVSQPDYGEQALDILEMLVKSNLVGIIVLDSVASLTPKAELDGDMGDQTIGLQARLMSKALRKLNGIIAKTNTIVIFTNQLREKVGVIFGNPEVTPGGRALRFYSSIRLEVRKGETITENTDIIGNRVKVKVTKNKVAPPFKTALIAIKYNEGIDKLGEILDLALETNLLQKSGSWYSYENEKIGQGRQATLKWLENKPELIDKFKETFQNFQTQKKE from the coding sequence ATGAAACTTCAAGTCAAAGACAAAGACACGAAAGCTAAAATAAATATTAACAATACTAGTTTAGGAGAGGCGACATCCTTGAATGAAAAAAAGATTTGAAATCCAGAATTACTAGATGAAGTAATTAAGGATATTGAAAAACAATTTGGTAAAAATGCCATTATGCATCTTGATACTGCTGAAGAAAACTTAAGGGTAGAGACAGTTTCATCAGGAAGTTTTTTGATTGACCAAATCTTAGGAGTTGGTGGCTACCCTAAAGGTCGGATTATCGAAATCTATGGTCCAGAATCATCGGGAAAAACAACCTTGGGTCTTCATGCAATTGCAGAAGTCCAAAAAAAAGGCGGTGTTGCTGCTTTTCTTGACGTCGAACACTCTTTAGACCCGCGTTACGCCCAAAATCTTGGCGTTAATCTCAAGGATCTTTTGGTGTCACAACCAGATTATGGAGAACAAGCGTTAGATATTCTTGAGATGCTTGTTAAATCCAATCTAGTGGGCATTATTGTTTTAGACTCTGTTGCTTCCTTAACTCCTAAAGCAGAGTTAGATGGCGATATGGGTGACCAAACAATTGGTCTTCAAGCCCGTTTAATGTCAAAGGCACTTCGTAAATTAAACGGTATTATTGCCAAAACAAACACTATTGTAATTTTTACCAACCAACTCCGCGAAAAAGTAGGTGTAATTTTTGGCAATCCCGAGGTAACTCCGGGCGGGAGAGCGCTTCGCTTTTATTCATCAATTCGACTAGAGGTACGTAAGGGTGAGACTATCACTGAAAATACGGACATCATTGGTAATCGGGTTAAAGTAAAGGTCACCAAAAACAAAGTTGCGCCACCTTTCAAGACAGCTCTTATTGCTATTAAATACAACGAAGGCATTGATAAGCTTGGAGAAATTTTGGATCTTGCTTTAGAAACTAACTTGCTCCAAAAATCTGGTTCCTGATATTCTTATGAAAACGAGAAAATTGGTCAAGGTCGACAAGCAACTTTAAAGTGATTAGAAAATAAACCTGAATTAATTGATAAATTCAAAGAAACTTTTCAGAATTTCCAAACCCAAAAAAAAGAGTAA